ATTTCTGCTGATTTTTTCCCTTTTTCCCATCGGAGTTAACAAGTAACCTAACGACTAAGCTCACCTGCCGCTATGGAGCGCAGCGGAATAGCAGTCAGGTGCAGAGCCTTGTTAGGCGAATCCATTAATATCATAAATTTCTCAAGGACATTTCCAATATGTTCCACTTTTTGCTGTATAGTAATTGCATGAGCTACAAACGTATATATTCCTATTTGTACAATAACCAGCTGCTTTGTCACCGCAAATCTGGCATCGTGTTCCTCCTTGGCTAGATAAAAGCTCTGCCTTACCTAGCTTGGAAGGTTTGCTTTCTAATCTACCTCGGACTGCGGTAACACGATAATACGTGGGGAATTCGTCAGGCCAATCTTCCATCGATGTTCTATCTGCACTTACTGAATTCGCTCTATCGATTGGACCGCTTATATCACGTGACCAATAAACCCTGTATGATTGTGCCTCTGGAACCGAAGACCAAGTAATATCTACACTCAAATTGGAGTTCAACTTGATACTCGGTTCCTTGGGAGTTACAGAATAAAAGAGACTCGTTCTAGCTTTTTCTATATTTGCGAGTTCATTTTTTAACTGTTTGCTTGCTCTATTTGCATTTTCCAAAGCCCCTTTTGGTATTTCAACATCCTTTTGCTGAACGATTTTTCCTGTTTCTTCAGTAATTACTTTCTCGACATTTTCAGGACTTTTGACCGTGGTATTGATGACGCGATCAACCGCTTGTTCCACTTTTGTTTCGAGTTTTTCGTCAAGCGTTCTGAAGAAGACATCAACAACGGGTTCTAGAATGGGATACTCTTTAATAACCTGCCGGAACAACGCCATTTTGACCTCGCCGGTAAAAACCTTTGGAATTTGGGAGGTAATTTTTTTCCCCCCTTCGATTTGAAGCAAGTTAATCACTCGCGACTGCAAGCGATTTCGATATTTGCTAATGGCGGTTTTGGCATTATCTATTTTTTCATAGTTTATTTGACGCGGATCGGTAACGACAAGATAATACCTCCTCTTTGGGGAATCCTCGGGAATTTTTAACTCTCTTTCTAAATCAGAAGCGGTTTTCGTTCGCGAGGAGCCTCGCTCAAGTATGGCCTCGACATTCCTATCATTAGCACCAAACTCAGTCCGAACGGAGTTGTAATAATCGCGAAGATCATTTGTCTCTTGTTCAATTTTGGTTGGTAATTCAAAAGCATCTTGATAAGATTGAGGAAATTGATCATGCACCTTGGGATAGAGGCCTATAGCTACTTCTTCGGCGATAGTATCTTGAACCTCTTTACAAAGGTCGGCGTATCCTTCTCTTACGGTTTTAATCCGAAGGCTTACGTTTTTGGTAGGTTCGCCAAGTTGTGTTCCAAAAAAGGTAAATGAACATAATAACACCAAAACGATGTAAGTCCGTCTAACGAATAATTGATATTTATCAAACAAGGTAAAAAGCTTCTTTGATTTTTCGGCTGGAAAGCGCAGAAAGCCTAAAAAGTAAAGTGCAAAAAGTACTATCAGTGCTTGTATTGCATTTAATTTGAAAATTGAAAAAAAAGATTTCACTTTTGCCAGAGTTTCCTCAACCCGAATCAGAAAGTGGAGTGTGGCAGAATCCGAAGCCACGACAATAGAGATGACCAAAGCAAGCACCAGATAAAGAGAGGTAACAACAACGAACGGCACCAGGAAATCCAGACTATTCTTATAAAAAAAGTAAAGGATGCCCTTTTTATAGCGATACTTTTCTATTTCCCGTTTTTTCCGCAGAAAGAGGAATGTTAGAAGGCAGCCTATTATGAAAAATATGGTAATCATAGAAAACCTCCCTTATTTTTGTATTCACAGAGTCAATCTGCGCGCTGTTTTCAAAACAAACCAATTCCGCAAACTGATCTCCGCTCTCATCGTCTAACATAGGTTTATCTGTACTAATTAAATTGCACTCACTGCCTTTCTTGACCATATTAATAATACCTTTTATTTCCCAATACAAAACTCCGAAAAAATCTTATTCAGGATATCTTCAGTTACAACCTTGCCCACAATCTCTCCAATTGCATCCAGGGCAACTCTCAAGTCCAAAGCCACAAATTCAAAGCTCATATTCTTCATAAGGCTTTCTTTAGCCAGGGACAGAGATTGAACTGCTTTGGATAATGCTTCCTTATGTCTCAAATTAGAGATTATTATCTCTTGGTCAAGTCCTTTTTTGGAAAAGAAGACCTCGTCAGCGATTTTTTCCTTAAGCTCCTCGATCCCGGTTCCCTTGAGAGCTGAAATTTTTTGAATCTTCTTTGATTTCTCGAGGAAGCTCAGCTCAATTTCTCTGACCTTTTCATCTGAGACTAAATCCACCTTATTAATCACAATTATATGGCAAAAGTCAGAAAGCTCTTTTTCCAATTCCCTATCTTCTTCTGTCACACCAGTTGAAGCATCGATCACCAAAAGTATAAAGTCAGCTTTATTTATCTCGATTTTGGTCCTTTTTATACCTTCGATCTCGATTTTGTCCTGAGAAAATCTGAAACCGGCAGTATCAGTCAATCTCACCGGCAAGCCTTTGAAGTTAGTATATTCGCTGATAGCATCCCTGGTCGTTCCGGGAATCGGGGTAACAATTGCGCGCTCCTCTTTTAAAAAGGCATTCAAAAGAGATGATTTCCCCACATTAGTCTTCCCAACGATAACCAGCCTCAGCCCCTCTTTCAGAATTTTCCCCTCTTCATAAGTGTCAATCAAGCTTTTTATCTCAGATTCAATCTTTTCCATCCTCTTCTGAACAGTTGACCTATCTATCTCCTCGATCTCATCCTCTGGAAAATCAATCCTTGCCTCTAATTCAGCTAAGATATTGATTAGCTCCTCCCGGATGAGATTTAATTTGTCTGACAATTCCCCTTGCAGATGTTTTAACCCCTGTTTCAGGCTCAACTCCGTCTTAGCCTTGATTATCTCAGCCACTGCCTCTGCCTGGGTCAGATCGATCCTTCCATTCAAAAAAGCTCTGAGGGTAAACTCCCCAGGATTAGCCAGCCTTGCGCCGGATTTGATTATCTCCTGAAGGACCCTGTAGAGCACAAACGGGCTGCCGTGACAGCTTATCTCTACCAGGTCCTCTTTGGTATAGCTTTTCGGCGCTTTGAAGACAGTAAGGTAGACCTCGTCGATGATCTGACCATTATCTGCAGAAAATATCTTACCGTAGTTTGCCTTGTGGCTTTCTGCTTTGCCCGGAGAAATGTCCCCTTTGAAGATTTTATCTGCTATTGATACCGAATTTTTGCCGCTGAGTCTGACAATTCCAATACCGCTTTCTCCAAACGGGGTGGAAATAGCGGTTATGGTATCTTCTGTGTTGGAGATCCGCCTGCGGCGGACGGTAGAATCTTTCATATTCGGGATGTTTATTAAGAA
This window of the Candidatus Zixiibacteriota bacterium genome carries:
- a CDS encoding fibronectin type III domain-containing protein, with product MITIFFIIGCLLTFLFLRKKREIEKYRYKKGILYFFYKNSLDFLVPFVVVTSLYLVLALVISIVVASDSATLHFLIRVEETLAKVKSFFSIFKLNAIQALIVLFALYFLGFLRFPAEKSKKLFTLFDKYQLFVRRTYIVLVLLCSFTFFGTQLGEPTKNVSLRIKTVREGYADLCKEVQDTIAEEVAIGLYPKVHDQFPQSYQDAFELPTKIEQETNDLRDYYNSVRTEFGANDRNVEAILERGSSRTKTASDLERELKIPEDSPKRRYYLVVTDPRQINYEKIDNAKTAISKYRNRLQSRVINLLQIEGGKKITSQIPKVFTGEVKMALFRQVIKEYPILEPVVDVFFRTLDEKLETKVEQAVDRVINTTVKSPENVEKVITEETGKIVQQKDVEIPKGALENANRASKQLKNELANIEKARTSLFYSVTPKEPSIKLNSNLSVDITWSSVPEAQSYRVYWSRDISGPIDRANSVSADRTSMEDWPDEFPTYYRVTAVRGRLESKPSKLGKAELLSSQGGTRCQICGDKAAGYCTNRNIYVCSSCNYYTAKSGTYWKCP
- the mnmE gene encoding tRNA uridine-5-carboxymethylaminomethyl(34) synthesis GTPase MnmE, yielding MKDSTVRRRRISNTEDTITAISTPFGESGIGIVRLSGKNSVSIADKIFKGDISPGKAESHKANYGKIFSADNGQIIDEVYLTVFKAPKSYTKEDLVEISCHGSPFVLYRVLQEIIKSGARLANPGEFTLRAFLNGRIDLTQAEAVAEIIKAKTELSLKQGLKHLQGELSDKLNLIREELINILAELEARIDFPEDEIEEIDRSTVQKRMEKIESEIKSLIDTYEEGKILKEGLRLVIVGKTNVGKSSLLNAFLKEERAIVTPIPGTTRDAISEYTNFKGLPVRLTDTAGFRFSQDKIEIEGIKRTKIEINKADFILLVIDASTGVTEEDRELEKELSDFCHIIVINKVDLVSDEKVREIELSFLEKSKKIQKISALKGTGIEELKEKIADEVFFSKKGLDQEIIISNLRHKEALSKAVQSLSLAKESLMKNMSFEFVALDLRVALDAIGEIVGKVVTEDILNKIFSEFCIGK